The Sesamum indicum cultivar Zhongzhi No. 13 linkage group LG2, S_indicum_v1.0, whole genome shotgun sequence genome contains a region encoding:
- the LOC105156057 gene encoding growth-regulating factor 8 isoform X2, producing MRNGSERKSSSPSMLDCDVGLGLKMQLPPSESYSCDGGGSGGPTFGNAGNQVACFGDLYGAADTLSLPRISHSTALGASGGSMAVSGKALFTASQWQELERQKVIHKYIMASIPVPPQLLLPTSSTSSPLPSLSQSNTSGLDLRFSSNGSDPEPWRCKRTDGKKWRCSRDVAPDQKYCERHAHKSRPRSRKHVEVSAHNPSSQQQPLILPATSTTTPPLTQPLQTSTPQFPTMASTASFDKTRCVEWFMRGGSSSSSRDTVPVSTCNQQQQQQWQQLIQTSSSSSSSSRLELNRDNTDHAKNVSLYQYEGNKQGFMSLNHYIPDTISLQRLEHHQHQQHQLSSSFLDSKMGSLQESCLSLNTDQGAQTTTRHFIDALSKKFSPSALSLSMSGGNGADGDNENSDLGNVGMMMNSDRDSDGVLKSQWLSSASWMNSPPGGPLGEALCLGNASGTRAGGSNLPSPHGYSNSNTNSSCSKSSCEDGSHALNFIG from the exons ATGAGGAATGGAAGTGAAAGAAAATCGTCGTCGCCATCGATGCTAGATTGTGATGTTGGGTTGGGTTTGAAGATGCAGTTGCCGCCCAGTGAATCGTATTCCT GTGATGGAGGTGGTAGCGGTGGGCCCACTTTTGGTAACGCGGGCAACCAGGTGGCGTGTTTCGGTGATCTCTATGGGGCTGCTGACACTCTCTCCCTGCCAAGGATTTCTCACAGCACTGCTCTTGGAGCTTCTG GAGGAAGCATGGCTGTGTCTGGAAAAGCTCTTTTCACAGCCTCACAGTGGCAAGAACTGGAGAGACAGAAAGTTATACACAAGTACATAATGGCCTCAATCCCAGTTCCTCCTCAGCTCCTCCTACCTACCTCCTCCACAAGTTCACCTCTTCCTTCACTCTCCCAATCTAAca CATCTGGTCTGGATTTGAGGTTCTCATCAAACGGGTCGGATCCGGAGCCATGGAGATGCAAGAGAACAGATGGGAAGAAATGGAGGTGCTCAAGAGACGTTGCGCCTGATCAAAAATACTGCGAGCGCCACGCCCACAAGAGCAGACCCCGTTCAAGAAAGCATGTGGAAGTTTCAGCCCACAACCCTTCTTCTCAACAACAACCTCTCATCCTTCCAGCTACGAGTACTACTACTCCTCCCCTTACACAGCCCCTTCAGACCTCAACTCCTCAGTTCCCAACAATGGCTTCTACTGCATCATTTGACAAAACCAG GTGCGTTGAGTGGTTCATGAGAGGtggcagcagcagcagcagcagagaCACCGTCCCTGTCTCCACTTGCAACCAGCAACAACAGCAGCAATGGCAGCAACTGATTCagacatcatcatcatcgtcatcatcatcaaggTTGGAGTTGAACAGAGACAACACAGACCATGCCAAGAATGTCTCCTTGTATCAATACGAGGGTAATAAGCAAGGTTTTATGAGCTTGAATCATTACATCCCAGATACCATCAGCCTCCAGAGGTTGGAACATCATCAGCATCAGCAGCATCAGCTCagcagttcatttcttgattcaAAAATGGGCTCTTTGCAAGAAAGCTGCCTCTCTCTAAACACTGATCAGGGAGCACAGACAACAACAAGACACTTCATTGATGCTTTGAGCAAGAAGTTCTCACCGTCTGCTCTCAGTCTATCAATGTCCGGTGGGAATGGAGCTGATGGTGACAATGAAAACAGTGATTTGGGAAATGTTGGGATGATGATGAATTCAGACAGAGATAGTGATGGGGTTTTGAAATCTCAGTGGCTGAGTTCTGCTTCTTGGATGAACTCACCGCCTGGTGGACCATTGGGTGAGGCGCTGTGCCTTGGGAATGCTAGTGGGACAAGAGCTGGTGGTTCGAATTTGCCGTCACCTCATGGCTATAGCAACAGCAATACTAATAGCAGCTGCAGTAAAAGCTCTTGTGAAGATGGCAGCCATGCACTCAATTTCATTGGGTGA
- the LOC105156057 gene encoding growth-regulating factor 8 isoform X1: protein MRNGSERKSSSPSMLDCDVGLGLKMQLPPSESYSCKKGMALNLCDYQRQLACSRRNANLTSYAGDGGGSGGPTFGNAGNQVACFGDLYGAADTLSLPRISHSTALGASGGSMAVSGKALFTASQWQELERQKVIHKYIMASIPVPPQLLLPTSSTSSPLPSLSQSNTSGLDLRFSSNGSDPEPWRCKRTDGKKWRCSRDVAPDQKYCERHAHKSRPRSRKHVEVSAHNPSSQQQPLILPATSTTTPPLTQPLQTSTPQFPTMASTASFDKTRCVEWFMRGGSSSSSRDTVPVSTCNQQQQQQWQQLIQTSSSSSSSSRLELNRDNTDHAKNVSLYQYEGNKQGFMSLNHYIPDTISLQRLEHHQHQQHQLSSSFLDSKMGSLQESCLSLNTDQGAQTTTRHFIDALSKKFSPSALSLSMSGGNGADGDNENSDLGNVGMMMNSDRDSDGVLKSQWLSSASWMNSPPGGPLGEALCLGNASGTRAGGSNLPSPHGYSNSNTNSSCSKSSCEDGSHALNFIG from the exons ATGAGGAATGGAAGTGAAAGAAAATCGTCGTCGCCATCGATGCTAGATTGTGATGTTGGGTTGGGTTTGAAGATGCAGTTGCCGCCCAGTGAATCGTATTCCTGTAAGAAGGGCATGGCTCTGAATCTTTGCGATTATCAGCGGCAGCTTGCTTGTTCTCGGAGAAATGCTAACCTTACCAGCTATGCAGGTGATGGAGGTGGTAGCGGTGGGCCCACTTTTGGTAACGCGGGCAACCAGGTGGCGTGTTTCGGTGATCTCTATGGGGCTGCTGACACTCTCTCCCTGCCAAGGATTTCTCACAGCACTGCTCTTGGAGCTTCTG GAGGAAGCATGGCTGTGTCTGGAAAAGCTCTTTTCACAGCCTCACAGTGGCAAGAACTGGAGAGACAGAAAGTTATACACAAGTACATAATGGCCTCAATCCCAGTTCCTCCTCAGCTCCTCCTACCTACCTCCTCCACAAGTTCACCTCTTCCTTCACTCTCCCAATCTAAca CATCTGGTCTGGATTTGAGGTTCTCATCAAACGGGTCGGATCCGGAGCCATGGAGATGCAAGAGAACAGATGGGAAGAAATGGAGGTGCTCAAGAGACGTTGCGCCTGATCAAAAATACTGCGAGCGCCACGCCCACAAGAGCAGACCCCGTTCAAGAAAGCATGTGGAAGTTTCAGCCCACAACCCTTCTTCTCAACAACAACCTCTCATCCTTCCAGCTACGAGTACTACTACTCCTCCCCTTACACAGCCCCTTCAGACCTCAACTCCTCAGTTCCCAACAATGGCTTCTACTGCATCATTTGACAAAACCAG GTGCGTTGAGTGGTTCATGAGAGGtggcagcagcagcagcagcagagaCACCGTCCCTGTCTCCACTTGCAACCAGCAACAACAGCAGCAATGGCAGCAACTGATTCagacatcatcatcatcgtcatcatcatcaaggTTGGAGTTGAACAGAGACAACACAGACCATGCCAAGAATGTCTCCTTGTATCAATACGAGGGTAATAAGCAAGGTTTTATGAGCTTGAATCATTACATCCCAGATACCATCAGCCTCCAGAGGTTGGAACATCATCAGCATCAGCAGCATCAGCTCagcagttcatttcttgattcaAAAATGGGCTCTTTGCAAGAAAGCTGCCTCTCTCTAAACACTGATCAGGGAGCACAGACAACAACAAGACACTTCATTGATGCTTTGAGCAAGAAGTTCTCACCGTCTGCTCTCAGTCTATCAATGTCCGGTGGGAATGGAGCTGATGGTGACAATGAAAACAGTGATTTGGGAAATGTTGGGATGATGATGAATTCAGACAGAGATAGTGATGGGGTTTTGAAATCTCAGTGGCTGAGTTCTGCTTCTTGGATGAACTCACCGCCTGGTGGACCATTGGGTGAGGCGCTGTGCCTTGGGAATGCTAGTGGGACAAGAGCTGGTGGTTCGAATTTGCCGTCACCTCATGGCTATAGCAACAGCAATACTAATAGCAGCTGCAGTAAAAGCTCTTGTGAAGATGGCAGCCATGCACTCAATTTCATTGGGTGA